From a region of the Castanea sativa cultivar Marrone di Chiusa Pesio chromosome 10, ASM4071231v1 genome:
- the LOC142612275 gene encoding uncharacterized protein LOC142612275 produces MSKSTTILNFFKRKNINNFEVIADDARLPTPSVDVPVSENLQTKVPNVIIDESTGFVRDPGMRKKIWEYDANERDEIRRAYIKLGPYQPKLDDYKKTKFGSHYHKFKHSWFAIKEFSTWLEYSPSKDDAFCLPCFLFDKPTGNSGSHVFIKDGFRNWKKFNDGNNCSYLNHMGKEPNSFHRASEQAMTDLMNQSQHIQNVLENFNSNQIASNRLRLKASIDVVKVLAFQGLAFRERDESSDSINRGNFLEILDLVVSYNEYVAEAIEKAPKNASYKSPKIQKEILDVFSNKVKKTIREEIGDANFCLIVDEARDESMKEQMTIIIRFVDKDDIQGQGYDGASNMRGEWNGLKALISNDCLCAYYIHCFAHRLQLALVAVSKEVILVQSFFNRLLSIVNVVGASCKRTEQLKKAYADQIAYFVEIGELETGRGLNQISTLQRAGETRWGSHLRSISSLCQSQDILNTMNFVSSTKALIQKFRDEEWDNLLTTVKSFCKAHDIDVPDMNTRYVERGGLAHYQQDDFTIEHHYQVDIFYATIDSILQELNHRFSKHAVELLNLSSALDPKEARESFRNIDILLLVSKFYPKDFTNQEMTLLKTEVDHYEHNVVRHPDFMKLSSISELCQWLVKTRKSLFYPYIYRLITLVLTLPVSTATTE; encoded by the exons ATGAGTAAGTCCACcacaatattaaattttttcaaaagaaaaaatataaataattttgaagtCATAGCTGATGATGCAAGATTGCCAACTCCTAGCGTTGATGTCCCAGTTTCTGAAAATCTCCAAACAAAAGTTCCAAATGTCATTATTGACGAAAGTACAGGTTTTGTACGTGATCCTGGAATGCGTAAGAAAATATGGGAATATGATGCTAATGAACGGGATGAAATTCGACGAGCTTACATTAAGCTTGGTCCATACCAACCTAAACTAGATGACTACAAGAAAACTAAATTTGGAAGTcattatcataaatttaaacattcatgGTTTGCAATTAAGGAATTTAGTACATGGCTTGAATATTCACCTAGTAAAGATGATGCTTTTTGTCTACCATGCTTTCTCTTTGACAAACCAACTGGGAATTCTGGGAGTCATGTATTCATTAAGGATGGATTTCGGAATTGGAAGAAATTTAATGATGGAAATAATTGTTCCTATTTGAATCATATGGGGAAAGAACCTAACTCTTTTCATAGAGCTTCTGAGCAAGCCATGACAGATTTGATGAACCAGTCTCAACACATACAAAATGTGcttgaaaatttcaattctaATCAAATTGCAAGCAATCGATTGCGGTTAAAGGCCTCAATTGATGTTGTCAAAGTGCTTGCATTTCAAGGACTTGCTTTTAGAGAACGAGATGAAAGTTCTGATTCAATTAATCGTGGgaattttcttgaaatattgGATTTGGTGGTATCATATAATGAATATGTTGCAGAAGCAATAGAGAAAGCTCCCAAAAATGCCTCttacaaatcaccaaaaattcaaaaggaaaTCTTAGATGTATTTTCAAACAAGGTGAAGAAGACAATTCGTGAAGAAATTGGTGATGCAAATTTTTGCCTAATTGTTGATGAAGCTCGTGATGAGTCAATGAAGGAGCAAATGACTATTATTATAAGATTTGTAGACAAAGATG ATATTCAAGGGCAAGGATATGATGGTGCAAGCAATATGCGAGGCGAGTGGAATGGATTAAAAGCTTTGATTTCAAATGATTGTCTATGTGCTTACTATATTCATTGTTTTGCACATCGCTTGCAATTAGCATTAGTGGCAGTATCAAAAGAAGTTATTCTTgttcaaagtttttttaatagattattaTCTATTGTCAATGTTGTTGGTGCTTCATGCAAGCGTACAGAGCAACTAAAAAAAGCTTATGCTGATCAAATTgcatattttgttgaaattggtGAGCTTGAAACTGGAAGAGGACTTAATCAGATTAGTACATTACAACGGGCTGGAGAAACTCGTTGGGGTTCTCACTTGAGATCAATTTCTAGCTTG TGTCAGTCTCAAGACATTTTAAATACGATGAATTTTGTTTCATCCACTAAAGCACTTATTCAAAAATTCAGAGATGAAGAGTGGGATAATTTACTTACCACTGTGAAATCATTTTGTAAGGCACATGACATAGATGTCCCTGATATGAATACTCGTTATGTTGAGAGAGGAGGTCTAGCTCATTATCAACAAGATGACTTCACAATTGAGCATCATTATCAAGtagatattttttatgctaCAATAGATTCTATATTACAAGAATTAAATCATCGGTTTAGTAAGCATGCGGTGGAATTGCTTAATCTTAGTTCAGCTCTTGATCCTAAAGAGGCACGTGAGTCCTTTAGAAATATAGACATTTTGTTGTTAGTAAGCAAGTTTTATCCAAAAGACTTCACAAATCAAGAAATGACACTTTTAAAGACAGAAGTTGATCATTATGAGCACAATGTAGTTCGGCATCCGGACTTCATGAAGCTATCAAGTATTTCTGAGTTGTGCCAATGGTTGGTGAAAACCCGAAAATCATTATTTTACCCATATATTTATAGATTGATTACACTTGTGCTTACTCTTCCAGTTTCTACTGCAACTACAGAGTGA